In Melanotaenia boesemani isolate fMelBoe1 chromosome 5, fMelBoe1.pri, whole genome shotgun sequence, the DNA window ctatttccaaaacatttatCCCTCTCTCacttcatgcattttaaaataaactcaaaactgaaataaataaaaacatttcattattttactgTAGGCTACCTGTAGGCCTATGGAGTAGggggaaataaaaacacttgacaatatgttaaactatttattttaattggaacATTAATAACCAGTAGAAATtagcgacttttttttttactatatttagcgagttttcagactcCTCCAGCAAGTCCCGCCCCCCCCCCAATGAGGAGCGGGTGCTGCACAGACCCATCTACCGTCCGAAAGCACCCATACGAGGCTTCACATAGCAGCAGCACAGAGCAGACGGCGTtcgcctctgtttcatgactaGGCTGAAAGTCGAAATGGACAATGCTGGATGATCGCTGGTTTACCGTCAGATACTGCATGTTGCTAATGGATCTATTGTCTGACCCAGACTGCAGTATGGCAGCCACTCCCATCTTCCTGGTACTGCGTACCGCCAGTGAATCTATTTGTAGTGACATGAGAAGATGATTGAACTGTTTTAGGTGCACGTCTTATAAAAGTGGCTTCATTTGTTTACGAACGGATAGTCTTATAATGCTCACTAATATGTAAAGAAAATTCTGTTTAATCAGCACAGTCTGCAGTTTCTGTCTCAGTGCGCCCCCTCAGGATGTAGACGTGTCTTTATGTTTCAACTCAGACCCGCCTACGTGCTTAAAGTTGTAAACAAAGTTGAGCAATGCTTCATTTGTCCAACAGGGTGCAATGAAGATGGCAGAGAGACAGAAACCTTCCCAAGAACAGAAAGTGTGTTTCTTCAGCAGTATTTATGGACCATCTTCTCCTGGTGTCTAAACTACAGCAGTGTTGGACCCGAAAGAAAAGACAGTGAGTATCTTTATGTCTCATTAAAGCCTGACGTGTTTTTAACTCTGCACGTTTTCTCTGTTGTGGTTTTTAAAGCTTAACATTCTCACAGTGTAGTGGGATTAAATTACAGTTAATAACATAGTAAGCTAACAGTAGGACAAAGTCTATGCTGaccatataaatatatttacctTCTTTTGTCATGTTCAGAAACTGAAACATCTGATGTTTTGCTCTAGTTGGAAGAAAGCCCGCTGTTCTGTGTTCTGTCCAATGAGAATTAATGGGCTGGACCTTCAAATCAAACTGATGCCATCAAACTGTGGGtggagaatgtttttttttctttgttttgtttgtttgttttttttttttttttttttttttttctgcagacagGAGTGGTTTTGAAGACTGTTGACTGTGGTTTCCATAATTTActttcacttttatttcttgGTCAGTGTTTACTACATGTGTGATATTTtatctgggttttttttttctttccttttcttttttttcattttgtttctttttaagacagagtaaaaaaaaaacacacatcttaAAGTGACattctttgtaaatatttttgatCATATAGATTGACAAGAAACATCCTTAAATTtaattagctgtttttattctaaacacacatttagtttcttagaaataaaattttattgtgCTGAATCACTTTCTCTCTTGTTGCCAGTTTTGACAATGAATAATATTTCtattaatcaataaataataaataattatctttttgttttatttggaataACATGTGTTGTCAGTTGAACTCTTCTTGTATTACTGAGCAAAAGTCTCCATGTGACTGTCGTTaaaaaagcagagaaataaCTGAAGTTCAGCAAAAGAGACTCATTAATTTCACTTTGTTTTGCAGTTGAAACTGGCGCCACCTGGTGGCAGAAACAAAAATAGCTTCATCCATGTGAAATGCTTCCATAGAAACACAACCTGtaggtttccatggtgacagcTTCTATTTCAGTGGTTGTAGTTCATGTAGTTCAGTCAGAAAGTTCTTTGATGTGAAATAAACAGGATGATGAACAGGATCAGATGctggaatgactgaatgaagtcagactggagattttccttcttctACCTGGAATGACTGAACTTTGACCTCATGTGTTCATGACTCTTCacctctgtctcctctcacAGGAGGAGAAGATGATCTgcaggatgctgctgctcctcatcctcatctcgTCTGTCTGTGGTcagtttttactgttatttacacTAAATTTATAAACAAACTGCTCTCGGTTAATATGAGAAATGAGCTCTTACATCATAGAGGTGAAGATGTGACAGAAACTTCTAGATGTAGTTTAAAGCCTCCATGTTCCAGTTCTCAGtgtgtctgctcctctctttctctctctgtctcctcagcagcaacatttgtaGTGAATGTGACACAGAGCTCCTATCAGGCAGAGGAGAACCACAACATCACTCTGGAGTGGACCTTCACCACCAAACCTGACGTCTCCTCCAACTCTCTTTTCATCTACTGTGAACTTAAAGCTGCTCACAAACTCAAAGTCCTGTTTCATGTATTTAAAGGTGTTGAAGCCTCCTTGTATACAGATGAACAGTTTGTAGGACGAGTCCAGAGTGAGAAAGACGTCCTCAGAGAAGGACGAATCAGACTTCATGTGTCCAGACTCAGAACTAATGACTCAGGTGTGTACGGATGTCAAGTGAACACAGATCATGGATGGGGCTCTGCCAGCTGTCAGCTCAACGTTACTGGTAAGTTGTCTGAGGAGAAAATAGCAGAATTTCCATGTTTCCTCTTCTTAATGATAATTATCCCTGTTTTTCATATTGAACTGTAAAACCAGTCTTTATGTAGTCTGACTGCTGAGAACTGGATTATTTACTGGAATATGTGGAATATTTTCAACATAGAAACATGATGTTATTCACAGAAGCTGCAGAAGAGCTCCCACCTCAGAGACCAACCATCAGACCACAACCAGAGAGAGGAGGACACATCTTACTGCTCGTTCTGGTGGGAtgttgggtaccagcagcagtTCTTCTGGTGATCATTGTTATCACTGGTTTTGTtatcagaaagagaaaaagcagaGACAAACGAGTTGTTGAGAGTCCCACAGAGACAACCCTAAAACATCCCATTTATCATCAGACCAGAGATTCAGTTAAAGACAAAAGACAGTTTGTATTATAAACTACATGCAAACTATTCTGTTGATGTACATGATGGTTCTCTTCTGGAAGAATATGTTACATCTAAATTACTGCAGTTTTGTACAAAGACATCCAAACTGTCACCATCTGATTTGTTCATCCACCACAACTTCATCTGATGTTTCATTCTGCCGAGTCATGAAAAGCTTCTTCTGACTGAGGATCTCACCTCCCTGAACATCACAGATCCAGATGATGACACCTGTAATGTAGAGTTATTGTGTAGTTCAAGGGTTTATCCATAAATTGTATCTATCAGGTTGTCAGACCTTATGGAAGTTGTTCCAGTTCACTgtattaacagttttttttttcagaatagttcactgtgtgtgtatatagtgTAAATAAAGAGGTCTTATTTTATGAGTCTTCAGtgtcttttccttcttttgaaaCATTATAATTGTCAAAGTTTGTACATGCTAAGATCATTTTCAgaatattagaaaaaaagaagcttacAGAGACCTGCAGTTACAGTCCTCAGGATTTTTGACCTGAGCTTAAAAGATGTTTCATCTAAACATGTCATACACGTGAACTGACTAGAAAGTTAAATCAGGTTTTGTCTCATGTTCCTGGGATTTCTCAGCAATCTGATCATCTGATTACTAATAATGTTGGTCTTCTGCCACATTTAAAGTCTGGCAGTAAGTACTTGTTAACAGTAAcgtgtaaaacaaaaataaactttcttAACCCATGAAATCACAGCAAAAGTtggaaaaatgcaaatgaatgacataacaaaaagcaaaagttGCACTAAAAATGTGTCTGGAGGTTCTTGTTTTAGCACCATTAGTGTCTCAGACAATGTCTACCTATTTCCCCcactttttagtattttttatacattta includes these proteins:
- the LOC121639803 gene encoding uncharacterized protein LOC121639803 isoform X2; its protein translation is MICRMLLLLILISSVCATFVVNVTQSSYQAEENHNITLEWTFTTKPDVSSNSLFIYCELKAAHKLKVLFHVFKGVEASLYTDEQFVGRVQSEKDVLREGRIRLHVSRLRTNDSGVYGCQVNTDHGWGSASCQLNVTEAAEELPPQRPTIRPQPERGGHILLLVLVGCWVPAAVLLVIIVITGFVIRKRKSRDKRVVESPTETTLKHPIYHQTRDSVKDKRQFVL
- the LOC121639803 gene encoding uncharacterized protein LOC121639803 isoform X1, yielding MICRMLLLLILISSVCAATFVVNVTQSSYQAEENHNITLEWTFTTKPDVSSNSLFIYCELKAAHKLKVLFHVFKGVEASLYTDEQFVGRVQSEKDVLREGRIRLHVSRLRTNDSGVYGCQVNTDHGWGSASCQLNVTEAAEELPPQRPTIRPQPERGGHILLLVLVGCWVPAAVLLVIIVITGFVIRKRKSRDKRVVESPTETTLKHPIYHQTRDSVKDKRQFVL